Below is a window of 'Nostoc azollae' 0708 DNA.
TGTGCATTTATGATGAGTCTAGATGCCCTGCTCATAGGGATACTCCAAATTTTTGGGCTGCTTTTAAGGCGACAATAAAGAATATTCTATCCAATCCTTTTATAAATAGTTTATCCATGACTCTCCCCAGTTTATCGTCCTTGACATATTCTGGTGTTACTCCTGGTCCTATTAGATGGTCACAGGGGATTGTTTCAAAATCTTGGGGAAACATATATAAGGGTTTTCATACAAATCCTAACCCGTTGATTATCATGGGTTTTACTACATGACCCGGACTTAGTTTCTCTCCAATTTCAAGGATTATTTCTACTACTCCTATGGCGTCTATTATTCCTGCTACGATGCCTAAATGGTCTAGGTTTTGAATCTCCATTTTTTGAAGCTTTGATTTCACAACAGAATTATCCACAACTCCTGTTGTGATTAAATCATTTATTCTTCTGTTCTAATTTAATTTTTAAATCATTAAATTTTCTTTTCTTTTATCTTCTTTACAAAACTTTATTCTCTCACTCTATTGCCATTTTAATGATACTATTCTCATTGAGCCTTTTCTTCCTTGCAGGAGTTTTAGTTTTCATGTACTAATATCTGTGACAGTTAGGGTACAGTTAGGGTGCTGAAGGTAGGATATAACTAACCAATTTTGAATTCTTTTTATCTTCTCACAACCAACTGAAAGGAATTCAAATATCCTGTAATAGTTCTACTTAAATTTGAACGCTGTTTTTTAGAAACTATTCCCATTACTTGATATAAACGCCCCTCAGCAACAAATATCCTATTTGTAGTTACCTTACCAGCTGAATCTATATACTGAATTTCTTTACCTGGATGACCATTCCAACTGCGAATACTCCGTTCACTAATTAAATTGCTTTGTGTAGCTTTTAAGGTATTAGATTGAGCCTGACTCAAAATAGTTTGCGGTTTAGTCATTTGAGCATAGCTATAAGGAAATTCATTGTAAGTCACCAAATATGCAACTTCCTGTTCCGGTGGTTGGGCTACAAATATTTGTAATTCTATTTCTCCCATATAAGTTTTTTGCATTTGAGTTTTGGTTTTCGGCCTTCCTGGCATCAAAATCTGAAAACCCTTATCTGGGGGCGTGAATACTTTCCATTGTGGCTGCACCACTTGAGGAACAGTTGATTTTTGTTGGGTGACAGTTGATTTGCTGCTGGAAGCCGCAGGTTTAGATTTACAGACCTCAGCCGAAACAACTCCACTGTATACAATAGTAGCAGCAATGAATGGTAAGAAAAATTTGCTCGTCATATTTGTAGCCTTCGCAGATGTGCTTTTCACGGTTGGTGCTATTTATAGCCTAGACGCACACAAAGCGGCACCAATTAATCCCACTTGTTGGTTAAGAATTATATGGACTGGAATTTCTTCGAGAATAGAACGCATTCTCCCTTTGTGTGTGAAATTTAACATGAAACTGCCATCTTGCATCAAAGGCAGAATTTTTGGAGCGATACCACCAGCAATGTATAATCCACCATGGGGTAGTAATTTCAAAGCCAGATTACCAGCTTCTGCACCGTAAGCTTCAATGAAGAGTTGTATGGTTTGTTCAGAAAGGCAATCACTTTTCGCTAAAGCTGCACTACCAATAGCTGCAGCTGCATCTACAGTTTTTTCTGCTTGTCCCGCTTCTTGTTCCAAATTTCTGACAACTTGAGCAATTTCTGGTGATTCGCTAGCGATTTTTCTATCTCGCAAAAATTGATAAATCGAAGTAATACCCAAGCCGGAAATAACTCTTTCCGCAGAAACCCGTTCAATATCATGTTTATCCAACAGGTATTTTAAAAGTTGAAATTCTAACTCATTCCGGGGTGCAAAATCCGCGTGTCCACCTTCTGAGGGAAAAACTTGATATTGATTACCTTGTTTGATTAAAAAACCTTGTCCTAAGCCAGTTCCTGCACCAATAACCCCTATAGGTGCTTCTGGTTTATGTTTACCAACTTGCAAAGTCAGTAAATCTTGTTTAGTTAAACCAAAAATACCATAACCAACAGCCGCAAAGTCATTAATCAGGGAAATAGAAACAATACCCAGTTCTTGGGCTAACCTGTGCGTATCTAAAAACCAGGCTAAATTAGTCAGTTTAGCAGTATTGTTTACCACCGGGCCTGCGATCGCAAAACAAGCTTTTTCTGGTGTCGAAGAATTTGCTGCGGCCAAAAACTTCTGCACCATCAACACCAAATCGGGAAAGTCTCCGCTGCAGTAACTCTCCTCATACAAAGTTTTTAATCCTGAAGATTCAGAAGATTCAAGCGCTCGCAAAATAGTTTTTGTCCCACCAATATCTCCTGCTAGTACCAATGTCATAAAATTTATCAGCTATTTGGTTACTTGTACTTACTTACTATGGAATTACATAGCTATTTTCAAGTAAATGAACCACATTATTTTTATGTCACATCAAGATGCAAAGGCAGACAGCAAGAAAGCCTTAAAATAAAAATGTGGTTTAAATAAACGAAAACTGTTGTAATTTAAAATCTCTAAATTAGAGACTTAAACAAATCGCACCACTTCCTCTATTGTCGTCAAATGGGAAATATCTCCCTTTAGTTCTAGCAACCATTCTGATTCTTGACGCACCACTTTAACCAAAGAACATAAAGTAGCTTTAACTTCTGTTTTGGCAATATCCCCTACTAAACCCATTGCCGCACCCAGTACCGAAGCCCCATGTGCCACTAAAAGAATATCATCCGGCCAGCACTCAGCCGCTAAACATCTAGCAGTTTGTCCAGAACGTTGTCGCACCTTTTCATGAGTTTCGGGATATTGTGCCGCAATATGCGATGTGTAGCCATTATCAATTCTGGGAAATAATGCTGCTAAAGCTATCATTGACAGTTTTTCCGGTTCTTCTGACATCCACTCTGGATTCAGCCACTCGCTTAAGCCTGTTTCCAATTTAATCGGTAGGTCCAAAACTTCTGCTACCGCGTTAGCAGTTTGCACTGTTCTCAAAAATGGAGAAGCAAAGATTTGGGATATTTTTTCACCTTTTAGCCGTTTTGCCAATTGTTTGGCCTGCACCATACCATCATCCGATAAGGGAGGATCATAGGGTTTTTCCGCAGTCATAAACCAATCAGGGTTTACGAAATCAAGGCGATTGGCGTGTCGTGCAATCCAGATTATTTGACTCATGAGTGAAAAAATTTTATAGGTATCAATGTAAAGGTTCTTTACAAGTTACCAATGTAATATACTCTTCAGGACTTACGCAAAATATCTCTAAAAGTCTCTCTTCTTGCTGTCCTATCCCTTCGCGACACTATGTGAAAGTGTCTTCGTGGGGGAGCAAGGCGATTTTGTGAGGTGGGGTAAAGAGTGTGCTTTCAGCTACACCAACCACAGGCATCGCTAAAATATTTTTCTGGAATTAAGGTAAAATAAATGATATCAAACAAATCAAATTGCAAGAGAAAGTATCTTCTCGGAATATCCTAGAAAGACCTATATTCAAGAATTCGTGGGTGGTGGGAATAAGCTGCTTAGGCCAGTAATCAAATCAGCAGGTATTTATTAGCACAGATAATTCTGTTAAATGGGAGTTGTAGGTATAAAATATTAGAGACTTTGAAGATGGATAAAAGAGGTGAAAATGGAATTACAGAAATGATGCCAACTTCCAGCTATCCATTGACAAGGAAGACGTAACATAATTTCCCCATTTTCTTCTAACCAAAATTTACTGTTTCCTTGCATTCTTAAATTGATAACTTGTATCTATATTTTAATTGTACCGTAAATAATTTTTAGTGATGGCTGTGGTTGGTGTAGCTGAAAGCACACTCTTTACCCCACCTCACAAAATCGCCTTGCTCCCCTTCGTGGTTCGTTCTTGCATGAATTGTGCGTAAGTCCTACCGTATCGGTGGAATAAGTAGGGGTAAGAGAAAAAAAGAAAAAATTGAGAGTGGGACACAAGGCATTATAAAATATGAGACATTAGGCAAAAAATTTTAGCAAAAGACTTATCACAAACAGAGTTGCTCCAAAGCATTGAGGGAAAAGGAATTGCAGAGGAATCCATGGGTCAGAAAGTAGAGATATGACTGAATCTAAGAGAGCAGTAACAATCAGAAGTAAAAGAATTACGGGCAGAAAATCAAGGGTTAAGAGATGAAAACAACCGATTGAAGGGAGAAAACGGTCAGCCAGAGATAAAAGCCAAGAATCAAAAAGGCTTCACAAGCAATCACTCATGGGAGAAAGAGCGACAAACGCCAAAAAAGGACAACAAAGGCAGTAAGAAGGCTGGGACTAAAATAGACAGAGAAGAAATACTAGAATATCCCCAAGAATTACTGCCAGCAGAGGCGCAGTTCAAAGGGTATGAAGAAGTAATCATCCAAGACATCATCCTGGCAACCGATAACGTACTATTCCGGAAAGAGAAATACTACTCACTATGAGAAGGAAAAACCTATTTGGCAGAACCTCCTTGGGGTTATGAGGGAGAATTCGGTCTAGGAATAAAAACCTTGATTATCAGCTTGTAGTATGGGGGCAACATGACCCAAGGCAAGTTGTTAGAGTTCCTAGAGAATATTGACTTGCTCGAGCATTTTCAACTACCAACTAAATGGAAAAATGCTCTCCAAGTATTACCTTAAGAAACTGTGTTGAGTGAGGCAGAGTTTTATACCCTACTGGATACACACCTGCCTAAACTGGGTTCACAACAACGGACTCGGATTATGGAAGCAGTAGCTATTGCTTTTTATCATCAACAAACTGATTGGCCAGTGGTGTAAACTCTGGTCTGTAATGATGCTCCTCAATTGAAGTTACTGACTGATAATATCGTTTGGTGTTGGGTAGATGAAGGAAGAAATTATAAGAAGTTAAGTGCGTTTATTGCTTGTCACCAAAAGGTTTTAGATAAATTCCTGGATGATTTCTGCAATTACTACCGAGACTTACTCCCTGATCAAGATTCTCCCAATCAGCAAACGGCAGATAAACTCCGGTATAAGTTTTGGAAGTTGTTCCA
It encodes the following:
- a CDS encoding glucokinase; this translates as MTLVLAGDIGGTKTILRALESSESSGLKTLYEESYCSGDFPDLVLMVQKFLAAANSSTPEKACFAIAGPVVNNTAKLTNLAWFLDTHRLAQELGIVSISLINDFAAVGYGIFGLTKQDLLTLQVGKHKPEAPIGVIGAGTGLGQGFLIKQGNQYQVFPSEGGHADFAPRNELEFQLLKYLLDKHDIERVSAERVISGLGITSIYQFLRDRKIASESPEIAQVVRNLEQEAGQAEKTVDAAAAIGSAALAKSDCLSEQTIQLFIEAYGAEAGNLALKLLPHGGLYIAGGIAPKILPLMQDGSFMLNFTHKGRMRSILEEIPVHIILNQQVGLIGAALCASRL
- a CDS encoding histidine phosphatase family protein — encoded protein: MSQIIWIARHANRLDFVNPDWFMTAEKPYDPPLSDDGMVQAKQLAKRLKGEKISQIFASPFLRTVQTANAVAEVLDLPIKLETGLSEWLNPEWMSEEPEKLSMIALAALFPRIDNGYTSHIAAQYPETHEKVRQRSGQTARCLAAECWPDDILLVAHGASVLGAAMGLVGDIAKTEVKATLCSLVKVVRQESEWLLELKGDISHLTTIEEVVRFV